A region from the Nostoc sp. HK-01 genome encodes:
- a CDS encoding eight transmembrane protein EpsH: MAIPQQIQIRSTQQLLSIAILGVLGLLYAPLLLHWLDGWLNKSISIEHEYFSHGIIGIPFAAYLSWLNRKQWQRLPDSTHPVGAFLLLIGGVFYLSGIADWVNLSLPIILTGLCLWFKGIAGLQLQGFPLVLLFLATPIFVPYLLVPYTLPLQSFIAGTAGFILNQIGMQVTVDEINIYVSGRIVEVAPYCAGLKMLFTTLYVSLMLLYWTGTLASRRISAWFICMAVVISVTANIIRNTFLSYFHGTGNEAAFKWLHDSWGGDVYSACMLLLLVPLLNWMNSNFLVEPEAVEPIDEQN; this comes from the coding sequence ATGGCAATTCCACAACAAATTCAAATTAGAAGCACACAACAATTACTGAGTATAGCCATTTTAGGAGTTTTGGGATTATTGTATGCTCCTCTTTTGCTCCACTGGCTTGATGGTTGGTTAAACAAAAGTATCAGTATAGAACACGAATATTTTAGCCACGGAATTATCGGTATACCATTTGCAGCTTACCTGAGTTGGTTGAATCGCAAACAGTGGCAACGTTTACCAGATAGCACTCATCCTGTGGGTGCTTTTTTGCTTTTAATCGGCGGAGTATTTTATCTTAGCGGTATTGCCGATTGGGTTAACCTTTCTTTGCCAATCATCTTAACCGGATTGTGCCTGTGGTTTAAAGGCATAGCAGGCTTACAATTACAAGGATTTCCCTTGGTATTATTATTTTTGGCAACTCCTATCTTTGTTCCATATCTATTAGTTCCCTACACTTTACCCTTGCAAAGTTTTATTGCAGGTACAGCAGGGTTCATCCTCAACCAAATTGGGATGCAAGTCACCGTTGATGAAATCAATATTTATGTCAGCGGACGCATTGTAGAAGTTGCTCCCTATTGTGCGGGGCTAAAAATGTTGTTTACCACTCTCTACGTCAGCTTGATGTTGCTGTATTGGACTGGTACTTTGGCTTCGCGCCGCATTAGTGCTTGGTTTATATGTATGGCTGTTGTTATTAGCGTTACTGCCAACATCATCCGCAACACTTTTCTCAGTTACTTTCATGGCACAGGTAATGAAGCCGCATTTAAATGGTTACACGACAGCTGGGGCGGTGATGTTTACTCTGCTTGTATGCTTTTATTATTAGTCCCATTACTCAACTGGATGAACAGCAATTTTTTAGTAGAACCAGAAGCTGTAGAACCAATAGACGAGCAGAACTAA
- a CDS encoding DegT/DnrJ/EryC1/StrS aminotransferase codes for MNKMVVRVPFVDLNLQHQPIQNQLEQAINSVLHRGDFVLGKAVADFETAFATASGADYGVGVASGTDAIALGLQACNIGVGDEVILPANTFVATLIGVLRVGAKPILVDCDPQTALIDLAAAAKVVTSHTKAIIPVHLYGQMVSPKQLLDFAATHKLLIFEDAAQAHLAEREGYQAGSVGIAAAFSFYPSKNLGAFGDGGMLITKDPEIAQKMVRLRNYGAAQKYVHIESGTNSRLDTLQAAILLAKLPHLQQWNSDRNSIAQQYDTELASLASAGIIPIENQSGTGHVYHLYVIKIDDISSPERRQQIQDKLTAAGIQTGIHYPIPCHLQPAFTYLGYQPGDFPQSEKLAKQILSLPMYPGLSSSQIKEVVAEITSIMSGEQQQLLSV; via the coding sequence ATGAATAAAATGGTTGTTCGAGTCCCTTTCGTAGACCTGAATTTACAACATCAACCAATTCAAAATCAATTAGAACAAGCAATCAATAGTGTATTACATCGAGGAGATTTTGTTTTAGGTAAAGCAGTTGCAGATTTTGAGACAGCCTTTGCCACAGCATCAGGTGCAGACTATGGTGTAGGTGTAGCATCAGGAACCGATGCGATCGCTCTTGGTTTACAAGCTTGTAATATTGGTGTTGGTGATGAAGTAATTCTGCCAGCTAACACTTTTGTCGCCACATTAATAGGCGTATTACGTGTAGGGGCTAAACCAATTCTGGTTGATTGTGATCCTCAGACAGCCTTAATTGATTTAGCAGCCGCAGCTAAAGTAGTTACATCTCATACCAAAGCAATTATTCCCGTCCATCTTTATGGGCAGATGGTATCACCAAAACAGTTGTTGGATTTTGCGGCTACCCACAAACTCTTAATTTTTGAAGATGCAGCCCAAGCCCATCTAGCTGAACGAGAAGGGTATCAGGCAGGTTCTGTGGGTATTGCTGCTGCTTTTAGCTTCTACCCCAGCAAAAATTTAGGGGCTTTTGGCGATGGCGGAATGCTAATTACAAAAGATCCAGAGATTGCTCAAAAAATGGTGCGCTTACGCAACTACGGTGCAGCGCAAAAGTATGTGCATATAGAATCAGGAACAAATAGCCGCTTAGATACCTTACAAGCAGCAATTTTACTGGCAAAATTACCTCATTTACAACAGTGGAATAGCGATCGCAATTCTATCGCCCAACAGTACGATACTGAATTAGCCTCCTTAGCATCTGCTGGTATTATCCCCATAGAAAATCAAAGCGGTACAGGACATGTTTATCATCTCTACGTGATTAAAATTGATGATATTTCTTCACCTGAACGCCGCCAGCAAATTCAGGACAAACTCACAGCAGCCGGAATTCAAACCGGAATTCACTACCCCATTCCTTGCCATTTACAACCAGCATTCACCTACTTAGGCTATCAACCAGGCGATTTTCCTCAATCTGAAAAACTAGCAAAGCAGATATTATCTTTACCCATGTATCCTGGTTTAAGTAGTAGTCAAATTAAAGAAGTCGTGGCAGAGATTACATCAATCATGAGTGGTGAACAACAACAGTTGTTATCCGTTTAA
- a CDS encoding polysaccharide export protein, which translates to MFIASHPYVRAFSTLCFVSFQAGVWLTNSMQPVVAQSLPSSETSPRQQFPSLPPANPATEESPLQPPSPPPNADGVLPNESGAVSSQLNRYLLGPGDVISVAFQRPPGAYRLGPGDSINVVVQRFPDLSFAASINPEGNIAVPLLGTVPLQSLTLLEAQEKIRLLFNRYVVNPVVVLSLTGLRQDLSFQAQISPEGNIVVPQVGILSIQGLSLAEAQEKIRLSLSRVMVDPAIAVSLFSPRPVQITISGEVFRPGIYPVTSSTPRVADALLIAGGSTMSADLRQVQVRRTLMDGSVISQNIDLYAALQNGGSVPNLRLQDGDAVIIPRREVGNDDGYDRNLIARSSLAVPQIRVRLLNYAAGGLVTQTLPNGSTFIDALGGINLDTANLRDIALIRFDPERGRAITQKLDAKKALSGDISQNVPLQDNDVIVVGRNLITRITNIFSTITRPFFDVQSFIRFFQFFGGGSN; encoded by the coding sequence ATGTTTATAGCTTCCCATCCTTATGTACGTGCATTTAGCACTTTATGTTTTGTCAGTTTTCAGGCAGGTGTTTGGCTGACCAACTCTATGCAACCTGTTGTCGCTCAATCTTTACCATCTTCTGAAACTTCGCCAAGACAACAATTTCCGTCGCTACCACCTGCAAATCCGGCGACTGAAGAATCCCCGCTACAGCCTCCTTCACCACCACCCAATGCTGATGGTGTATTGCCCAATGAAAGTGGTGCAGTTTCTTCTCAACTCAACCGTTATCTATTAGGGCCAGGAGATGTAATTAGTGTGGCGTTTCAACGTCCTCCTGGTGCTTATCGCTTAGGGCCGGGAGATTCGATTAATGTTGTGGTTCAACGCTTTCCAGATTTAAGTTTTGCCGCTTCCATTAATCCAGAAGGTAATATTGCAGTGCCACTACTAGGTACAGTGCCACTACAAAGTTTAACTTTGCTAGAAGCTCAAGAAAAGATTCGCTTGTTATTTAATCGTTATGTAGTTAATCCCGTAGTAGTTTTGTCATTGACTGGCTTGCGGCAAGATTTAAGTTTTCAAGCCCAAATTAGCCCCGAAGGCAATATTGTTGTGCCACAGGTGGGCATTTTATCCATACAAGGTTTGAGTTTGGCAGAAGCTCAAGAAAAAATTCGCTTGAGTTTGAGCCGAGTGATGGTTGATCCAGCGATCGCAGTTTCTCTATTCTCACCACGACCTGTACAAATTACAATTAGCGGTGAGGTTTTTCGTCCAGGAATTTATCCTGTTACTTCTTCCACACCTAGAGTTGCTGATGCTTTACTGATAGCTGGCGGTTCGACAATGAGCGCTGACCTCCGACAAGTGCAGGTACGTCGAACATTAATGGATGGTTCTGTAATTTCCCAAAATATTGACTTATATGCAGCGTTGCAAAATGGCGGTTCAGTACCTAATTTGCGTTTGCAAGATGGGGATGCAGTGATCATACCCCGTCGAGAAGTCGGCAACGATGATGGTTATGACCGTAATCTAATTGCTCGCTCATCCTTGGCGGTACCGCAAATTCGCGTCCGCTTGTTAAACTATGCGGCTGGTGGACTTGTAACACAAACCTTGCCGAATGGCAGTACTTTTATTGACGCTTTGGGAGGGATTAATTTAGATACAGCTAACCTGCGAGATATTGCCCTAATTCGATTTGACCCAGAACGAGGTCGCGCAATTACGCAAAAACTGGATGCTAAAAAAGCACTTTCTGGTGATATCTCTCAAAATGTCCCCTTACAAGATAATGATGTTATTGTTGTTGGTCGCAACCTAATTACTAGAATCACTAATATCTTCAGTACAATTACTCGGCCGTTCTTTGATGTTCAAAGTTTTATTCGCTTCTTCCAATTTTTTGGCGGTGGCTCCAATTAG